One region of Mucilaginibacter sp. 14171R-50 genomic DNA includes:
- a CDS encoding glycoside hydrolase family 2 TIM barrel-domain containing protein: MRYILKFTLNTFFLLVLQAATQAQSVKLNWKLFPQDDRLYTLEQMSVPGFCTNNWIDGVVPGTVFYAYVKAGKEKDPDYADNIYQVDKSKYNRPFWYRSEFLSSAFKPGKTVWLNFNGIHKRGEIYVNGQHIGSIKGLVERGRYNITNILNTKAPNVILVLTVPPRNDPEHKHPLANWESPTYISSGSWDWMPEVPGLNSGITDTVSLTTTGPVTVTDPWVHTQLKDLNAADLTVGANLQNTSSRTVSGTLKFVINPGNITVNGPQIKLRPNSFENVTYNEGQFAQLHIKSPKLWWPTGYGGNANGTQHLYTCSVSFEVDGAGVSDRVIKTFGIRKISADTTSVNGPLRVYINNVPVLLKGGNWGMSDYMLKARGKDYETRIRFHQDMNFNIIRNWTGEVTDEAFYNYCDKYGIMVWDDFWLNNFGQIDSLGIFKTNAIEKVKKLRHHPSIVIWCGANEGVPGGDPNGPLNNTIKAAIKNNDSDDRIYLARSNAGETNPNFSIHGGSRVLSGSGLWSNTDPKTYFTDPHNGYLFSKDSYGMRSELGTATFVNAESFKKFMPQEYWVAPTPEAVNSKTNMWARHYFSTDGSLGGGADPVKYINTINNSYGKATSLEDFCKKAQMLNVETMKAMYESWNDHMWKDATGMLIWMSQSAYPSMIWQTYDYYYDLTGAYFGAKKACEPVHIQWNAANNSVKVINNKAYSIEGLRAAAFVYDMNGKIVPAYTITKSLNVAPASATEAFVAFSNAGSSPALSAVHFLKLRLTNKAGKLVSENFYWIGNAYLDYTALNKMPRVGTSLLHSKVKVSTAKNGINRLLTYRIINTSKNTAAFGVRAQLVDKAGKQLLPALYNDGYFSLMQGEAKTLKVEIDPKLLTRGYNLQIKAYNN, encoded by the coding sequence ATGCGATATATTTTAAAGTTTACTTTAAACACCTTTTTCTTACTGGTGCTGCAGGCCGCAACACAGGCCCAATCTGTTAAATTAAACTGGAAACTGTTCCCGCAGGATGACAGGTTGTATACGCTGGAACAAATGTCGGTGCCCGGTTTCTGTACAAATAACTGGATAGATGGTGTTGTACCCGGAACTGTATTTTACGCTTATGTTAAAGCCGGCAAGGAGAAAGATCCGGATTATGCGGATAATATTTACCAGGTTGATAAATCAAAATATAACAGGCCTTTTTGGTATCGTTCTGAGTTTTTGTCGTCGGCCTTTAAACCTGGCAAAACCGTTTGGCTCAATTTTAATGGTATACACAAACGCGGCGAGATCTATGTAAACGGGCAGCATATAGGCAGCATAAAAGGGCTTGTAGAAAGGGGAAGGTATAACATTACCAATATACTTAACACTAAAGCGCCAAACGTTATTTTGGTCTTAACCGTGCCGCCTCGAAATGACCCGGAACACAAGCACCCACTTGCCAACTGGGAAAGCCCAACTTACATTAGTAGTGGTAGCTGGGACTGGATGCCCGAAGTGCCGGGCTTAAACAGCGGTATTACCGATACGGTTAGCTTAACAACTACCGGGCCTGTGACAGTGACCGACCCATGGGTGCATACTCAATTAAAGGATCTAAACGCCGCTGATCTAACGGTGGGGGCAAATCTCCAAAATACATCGTCGCGCACTGTAAGCGGTACGTTGAAGTTTGTTATCAATCCGGGCAATATTACCGTTAACGGCCCTCAAATAAAATTAAGGCCAAACAGCTTCGAAAATGTGACCTATAACGAAGGACAGTTTGCGCAGCTGCATATTAAATCGCCAAAATTGTGGTGGCCAACTGGCTATGGAGGTAATGCAAATGGGACACAGCATCTTTATACCTGCAGTGTTAGCTTTGAAGTTGATGGCGCAGGGGTATCAGACAGGGTGATTAAAACCTTCGGGATAAGAAAAATAAGCGCAGACACCACTTCGGTAAACGGCCCGTTACGGGTTTACATCAACAACGTGCCTGTACTTTTAAAAGGTGGTAATTGGGGAATGAGTGATTATATGCTTAAGGCACGTGGCAAGGATTACGAAACACGCATAAGGTTTCATCAGGATATGAATTTCAATATCATCCGTAACTGGACGGGTGAAGTTACAGACGAAGCTTTTTATAATTATTGTGATAAATACGGCATAATGGTATGGGATGATTTTTGGCTGAACAACTTTGGCCAGATTGACAGCCTGGGCATTTTTAAAACCAACGCCATCGAAAAAGTTAAAAAGTTAAGGCACCACCCATCAATTGTAATTTGGTGCGGCGCTAACGAGGGCGTACCCGGTGGCGATCCTAACGGCCCGTTAAATAATACCATTAAAGCAGCCATTAAAAACAACGACAGCGACGACAGGATTTACCTTGCCCGTTCAAATGCCGGCGAAACAAACCCTAATTTTTCCATTCATGGTGGCAGCCGCGTACTGTCAGGCAGCGGGCTTTGGAGCAATACCGACCCCAAAACTTACTTTACGGACCCTCATAACGGCTATCTTTTTTCAAAGGACTCGTATGGTATGCGGAGCGAACTGGGCACCGCCACGTTTGTAAATGCAGAAAGCTTTAAAAAATTTATGCCTCAAGAATATTGGGTTGCCCCTACCCCTGAAGCAGTTAACAGCAAAACCAATATGTGGGCCAGGCATTACTTTAGTACCGACGGCAGCCTTGGCGGTGGGGCCGATCCGGTTAAATATATTAACACTATAAATAACAGTTATGGGAAGGCGACGTCTTTAGAGGATTTTTGCAAAAAAGCCCAGATGCTGAACGTAGAAACCATGAAGGCCATGTATGAATCATGGAATGATCATATGTGGAAGGACGCTACGGGGATGCTGATATGGATGAGCCAGTCTGCTTATCCGTCTATGATATGGCAAACCTACGACTATTACTACGACCTTACCGGGGCTTACTTCGGCGCAAAAAAAGCATGCGAACCTGTACATATTCAATGGAACGCGGCCAATAATTCTGTTAAGGTAATTAACAATAAAGCTTACAGCATAGAAGGATTGCGGGCAGCCGCATTTGTTTACGATATGAACGGCAAGATTGTGCCTGCTTATACTATAACCAAAAGTTTGAATGTAGCACCGGCATCGGCCACAGAAGCATTTGTGGCATTTAGTAATGCCGGTAGCAGCCCGGCATTATCTGCTGTACATTTTTTAAAGCTCAGGCTTACCAATAAAGCAGGAAAACTTGTGTCCGAAAACTTTTACTGGATAGGTAACGCTTATCTTGATTATACTGCCTTAAATAAAATGCCGCGGGTGGGCACAAGCTTATTGCACAGCAAGGTTAAAGTATCCACGGCAAAAAATGGCATTAATAGGTTGCTTACGTACCGCATAATTAATACTTCAAAAAACACGGCGGCGTTCGGTGTCAGGGCTCAATTGGTTGATAAGGCGGGCAAACAGCTTTTGCCGGCCTTGTATAACGATGGTTACTTCTCGTTGATGCAGGGAGAGGCAAAAACGCTTAAAGTAGAAATAGACCCCAAACTGCTTACGCGGGGGTATAACCTACAAATAAAGGCATACAACAATTAA
- a CDS encoding LacI family DNA-binding transcriptional regulator, which produces MKKLSIVDIANHLNVSKTTISFILNGRAQEKRIGKELVERVQKFVDEVGYKPNSLAKSLRTGKSNIIGLMVEDISNPFFASIARLIEDRAYKNGYKIIYCSTDNDTEKTRELINMFRDRHVDGYIIAPPEGIEDDISSLIKDGMPVVLFDRHLPKVNTDFVEIDNLFSAYNATMHLIQQGYKNIGYITFASNQTQMQARLKGYKDALEENSLKPFIKEIVFSRDEELIMGPLNTFLKKHKNLDAVFFGTNHVGTCGLKVINSLGLNVPDDLAVVSFDDYDVFKLFSPPVSAIAQPIEAIADSVITVLLNKLNTLSQHISSQSIILKTDFHIRGSSKKAEKPVAVTQ; this is translated from the coding sequence GTGAAAAAACTCTCCATAGTCGATATTGCCAACCACTTAAATGTATCAAAAACCACCATTTCGTTTATTTTGAATGGCCGTGCACAAGAGAAAAGGATTGGAAAGGAACTTGTTGAGCGTGTGCAAAAATTTGTAGATGAAGTAGGCTATAAGCCAAACTCGCTGGCCAAAAGCCTGCGTACCGGTAAATCAAACATTATAGGGTTAATGGTCGAAGATATTTCCAATCCTTTTTTTGCATCTATAGCCCGCTTAATTGAAGACCGTGCCTACAAAAATGGCTACAAGATTATTTACTGTAGTACCGATAATGATACTGAAAAAACGCGCGAACTGATCAATATGTTTCGCGACAGGCACGTAGACGGTTATATTATTGCCCCGCCCGAAGGTATTGAGGATGATATTAGCTCGCTAATTAAAGACGGGATGCCGGTAGTGCTGTTTGACAGGCATTTGCCAAAGGTAAATACCGATTTTGTGGAGATAGACAACCTTTTTAGCGCCTATAATGCTACGATGCATTTGATACAGCAAGGTTACAAAAATATTGGATATATCACATTTGCCTCAAACCAAACGCAAATGCAGGCCCGTTTAAAGGGTTATAAAGATGCTTTAGAAGAGAACAGCTTAAAGCCCTTTATAAAGGAAATTGTATTTAGCCGGGACGAAGAACTTATTATGGGCCCGCTGAATACTTTCCTGAAAAAACACAAAAACCTCGACGCCGTATTTTTTGGTACCAACCACGTAGGTACCTGCGGCTTAAAGGTAATTAACAGCCTGGGCTTAAATGTACCGGATGATCTGGCGGTTGTTTCTTTTGACGACTATGACGTTTTTAAACTTTTTTCGCCCCCAGTTAGTGCCATAGCCCAGCCTATTGAAGCTATAGCAGATAGTGTAATAACCGTATTGCTTAATAAATTAAATACATTATCTCAGCACATCAGCTCTCAATCTATTATCCTGAAAACGGATTTTCACATCCGGGGGTCGTCAAAAAAAGCTGAGAAGCCGGTAGCTGTAACTCAATAA
- a CDS encoding sugar MFS transporter yields the protein MDSKPKFTERKYLLVLIFVTSLFLMWGISMTLGDVLNRHFQNVLNISKARSAYVQFSIFGAYFVMGIPAGLFMKRFGYKSGVLLGLLLYSAGAFLFIPAANAESFTFFRIALFILACGMATLETVAHPFVASLGDQRTSDQRINFSQAFNGVGGIIGPIIGSYFIFGQEQDLVSVKHLYIVIGAVIAVIAVTFSFVKVPSLVDPHSISTDSYSPTEVPHANKKLFQHKHFVFAVIAQLFNVAAQGGTWAFFINYGHDIMHFSDSKAGYFFSLSMIMMMIGRFAGTLLMRYIAPSKLLAAFALCNIVMCLIVAQGFGWPSFIALLFINFFFSIMFPTIFSLGLKNMGRQTQQASSFIVMGVVGGGLFPLLMGQIANHNVATAYYLPIVCYAVIFLFGFSYKRLNKNSV from the coding sequence ATGGATAGCAAACCAAAGTTTACCGAACGCAAATATCTGTTAGTGCTCATATTTGTAACCTCGTTGTTTTTAATGTGGGGCATATCCATGACGCTTGGTGATGTATTGAACAGGCATTTTCAAAATGTGCTGAATATAAGCAAAGCCCGTTCGGCTTATGTACAGTTCTCTATATTCGGCGCCTACTTTGTTATGGGGATACCGGCCGGTCTTTTCATGAAAAGGTTTGGGTATAAAAGCGGTGTTTTACTTGGGCTGCTGCTTTATTCTGCGGGTGCGTTTTTATTTATACCTGCTGCCAATGCCGAGTCGTTCACTTTTTTCAGGATAGCATTATTTATACTGGCCTGCGGCATGGCAACATTAGAAACCGTGGCGCATCCTTTTGTAGCCTCTCTGGGCGACCAGCGCACCAGCGACCAGCGTATTAATTTTTCGCAGGCGTTTAACGGCGTCGGCGGCATTATCGGCCCCATAATAGGCAGCTATTTTATTTTCGGCCAGGAGCAGGACCTCGTTTCGGTAAAACATCTTTACATTGTTATTGGCGCGGTTATAGCCGTAATAGCAGTGACATTTTCCTTTGTAAAAGTGCCCTCTCTGGTAGACCCACATAGTATCTCAACAGATTCTTATTCGCCAACAGAAGTGCCTCATGCCAATAAAAAACTTTTCCAACATAAGCATTTTGTTTTTGCCGTAATAGCGCAGTTATTTAATGTAGCGGCGCAAGGCGGTACCTGGGCCTTCTTTATCAATTACGGGCACGATATTATGCACTTCAGCGATAGCAAGGCGGGATACTTTTTTTCGCTTAGTATGATCATGATGATGATAGGGCGTTTCGCCGGCACTTTGCTAATGCGTTACATAGCCCCCAGCAAACTATTAGCGGCATTTGCTTTATGTAATATTGTGATGTGCCTTATTGTAGCACAGGGCTTTGGCTGGCCCTCATTTATTGCGTTGTTATTTATCAATTTCTTTTTCAGCATCATGTTCCCAACAATATTTAGCCTTGGCTTAAAAAACATGGGCAGGCAAACACAACAGGCCTCATCATTTATAGTGATGGGGGTGGTAGGCGGCGGGCTGTTTCCGTTACTAATGGGGCAGATAGCTAACCATAATGTAGCTACTGCCTACTACCTGCCAATAGTTTGTTATGCTGTTATCTTCTTGTTTGGATTTAGTTATAAGCGCCTTAACAAAAACAGTGTTTAA
- a CDS encoding GH92 family glycosyl hydrolase — translation MKKPLIFCAAALFLVNALQAQQANLVKYVNTRQGTNTKYEFSYGNTYPATSLPFGMNTWTPQTGKNGDGWKYQYFEKTIRGFQQSHQCSSWVNDYAVFSVMPVTGKLVVNEDERAASFSHDNETAQPSYYSVKLDNGITTEMTPTERGANLRFTFPKGKGSYLVLDGYTKMSMVSIDPVKRTITGYVNNCRWAPQNFKNYFVITFDKPFTGYGTWENKRNTLKAKNKEAEGEGAGAYIKFKDGEKVEAKVASSYISPEQAELTLQTELGKYHSFNDTRKAADKVWNTLLGRMAVEGGTEKEKATFYSCLYHANLFSHRFFEYGKDGKPYYYSPYDGKLHDGYMYTDNGFWDTFRAQFPLNTIMHPKMEGQLVQALLDAQKQCGWLPAWSFPAETGGMLGNHSISLLADAWIKGIRTFDPKQALEAYYHEATNKGPWGSANGRPGWKEYFADGYVPYTKQTEGATAWTLEFAYDDFCAYQLAKATGNKYYEDVFARQMYNYKNLFDPKTRFMRAKDAKGNWIEPFDPMDWGGPYTEGNAWHWTWSVFQDTQGLINLMGGDKNFTAKMDSVFTEPGTIKVGGYGTVIHEMTEMAAFKMGQFAQGNEPIHHMLYMYNYAGQPWKAQQHLREVMDKMYNATENGYPGDEDEGQMSSWFVLSAAGFYSVCPGTDQYVVGSPLFSKMTITLENGNKFIVEANNNSKQNVYIQSATLNGKPYTHNWISHADIMNGGTLHLEMGNKPNLTRGLAIEDKPFSLSKANRQY, via the coding sequence ATGAAAAAGCCTCTTATTTTTTGCGCTGCTGCATTATTTTTGGTAAACGCCTTACAGGCGCAGCAAGCTAACCTGGTTAAATATGTAAACACGCGGCAGGGTACCAACACTAAATACGAGTTCTCGTACGGTAACACCTATCCGGCTACCTCGCTGCCTTTTGGCATGAACACCTGGACACCACAAACAGGCAAAAATGGCGACGGCTGGAAGTATCAATATTTCGAAAAAACGATCAGAGGTTTTCAGCAGTCGCATCAGTGCAGCTCGTGGGTAAACGATTATGCTGTATTTTCGGTAATGCCCGTAACAGGTAAACTGGTGGTGAACGAGGATGAACGCGCGGCATCGTTCAGTCATGATAACGAGACAGCCCAGCCAAGCTATTACAGTGTTAAACTGGATAACGGTATCACCACAGAAATGACACCAACCGAGCGTGGCGCCAACCTGCGGTTTACTTTCCCGAAAGGTAAAGGCTCTTACCTGGTTTTAGATGGCTATACAAAAATGAGCATGGTAAGTATAGACCCGGTTAAGCGCACCATAACAGGCTACGTAAACAATTGCCGCTGGGCACCGCAAAATTTCAAAAATTATTTTGTTATTACTTTTGATAAGCCATTCACCGGTTATGGCACCTGGGAGAATAAAAGAAACACTTTAAAAGCTAAAAACAAAGAAGCCGAAGGTGAAGGTGCCGGAGCATACATTAAATTTAAGGATGGGGAAAAAGTGGAGGCTAAGGTAGCCTCGTCATACATCAGCCCGGAACAGGCTGAGCTTACGCTGCAAACCGAACTGGGTAAATACCATTCGTTTAATGATACCCGCAAAGCGGCCGATAAGGTTTGGAACACCCTGCTGGGCCGTATGGCGGTGGAAGGGGGAACCGAAAAAGAAAAGGCCACATTTTACTCATGCCTTTATCACGCCAATCTTTTCTCGCACCGGTTTTTTGAGTATGGTAAAGATGGTAAACCGTATTACTATAGTCCGTATGACGGTAAGCTGCACGATGGTTATATGTACACCGATAACGGTTTTTGGGATACTTTCAGGGCGCAGTTCCCGCTAAATACCATTATGCATCCCAAAATGGAGGGCCAACTGGTACAGGCCCTGCTGGATGCGCAAAAACAGTGCGGCTGGCTGCCTGCGTGGTCGTTCCCGGCCGAAACCGGGGGCATGCTGGGCAACCATTCGATATCGCTGCTGGCAGATGCATGGATTAAAGGCATCCGCACCTTTGACCCCAAACAGGCGCTGGAAGCCTATTATCACGAAGCTACAAACAAAGGCCCATGGGGCAGCGCCAATGGCCGCCCCGGCTGGAAGGAATACTTTGCCGATGGTTATGTGCCGTATACTAAGCAAACAGAAGGTGCAACCGCGTGGACATTAGAATTTGCTTACGACGATTTTTGCGCTTACCAGTTGGCAAAAGCAACCGGCAATAAATATTACGAAGACGTGTTTGCCCGCCAAATGTATAATTATAAGAACCTGTTTGACCCCAAAACGCGGTTTATGCGCGCTAAAGACGCCAAGGGGAATTGGATAGAACCTTTTGACCCTATGGACTGGGGCGGGCCGTATACCGAAGGTAATGCCTGGCATTGGACATGGTCAGTTTTTCAGGATACGCAGGGGCTTATCAATTTGATGGGAGGCGATAAAAACTTTACAGCTAAAATGGATTCGGTATTTACTGAGCCGGGAACTATAAAAGTGGGCGGCTACGGCACAGTTATACATGAGATGACGGAAATGGCAGCCTTTAAAATGGGCCAGTTCGCCCAGGGTAACGAACCTATTCACCACATGCTGTATATGTATAACTATGCGGGCCAGCCTTGGAAAGCCCAGCAGCACCTGCGCGAGGTAATGGACAAAATGTATAACGCCACCGAGAACGGGTACCCGGGTGACGAAGACGAGGGCCAGATGTCATCATGGTTTGTGTTGAGTGCCGCGGGGTTTTACAGTGTTTGCCCCGGTACCGACCAATACGTGGTAGGCAGCCCGCTATTTAGTAAGATGACCATTACGCTCGAAAATGGCAATAAATTCATTGTCGAGGCCAATAATAACAGCAAGCAAAATGTTTATATCCAGTCGGCCACGCTCAACGGTAAACCGTACACACACAATTGGATAAGCCATGCCGACATCATGAACGGCGGCACGCTGCATTTGGAAATGGGCAATAAACCTAACCTTACACGCGGCCTGGCAATTGAGGATAAACCATTTTCGCTATCAAAGGCTAACAGGCAATATTAA
- a CDS encoding SGNH/GDSL hydrolase family protein, which produces MKKCLMLAIVVVMCSFQPVKPVKIVFFGDSITEYGVKPDGFITLFQQKLKDNKQEGNYEAAGAGIGGNKIYDLYLRYEDDVLAKNPDMVVIWVGVNDVWHKRLFGTGTDWDKFAKFYTALIKKLQAKGIKVTICTPASIGEKTDYSNELDGDLNRYSQIIRDVAAQNNCGLVDFRKLFHEYALKNNPQNKDRDILTVDGVHLNATGNKLVADVLYKTLIK; this is translated from the coding sequence ATGAAAAAATGTTTAATGCTTGCCATAGTAGTAGTTATGTGCAGTTTTCAGCCGGTAAAGCCTGTTAAGATAGTGTTCTTTGGCGATTCTATTACCGAATACGGCGTAAAACCGGATGGCTTTATCACCCTTTTTCAGCAAAAGCTGAAGGATAATAAACAGGAAGGCAACTATGAAGCTGCCGGAGCAGGCATAGGCGGTAACAAGATATACGACCTGTACCTGCGTTACGAAGACGATGTATTGGCCAAAAACCCCGATATGGTAGTAATATGGGTAGGCGTTAATGATGTTTGGCACAAACGGTTGTTTGGTACCGGCACCGATTGGGACAAATTTGCTAAGTTTTACACAGCGCTAATAAAAAAATTACAGGCCAAAGGCATTAAGGTTACCATTTGCACACCCGCCAGCATCGGCGAAAAAACAGATTATAGCAATGAACTGGATGGCGACCTGAACAGGTATTCGCAGATCATCCGCGACGTTGCTGCACAAAATAATTGCGGCCTTGTTGATTTTAGAAAACTGTTTCATGAATATGCATTAAAAAATAACCCGCAGAATAAGGATAGGGATATCCTTACAGTTGATGGGGTACACCTTAACGCTACAGGTAATAAGCTTGTAGCCGATGTGCTTTACAAAACGCTTATTAAATAG
- a CDS encoding DUF4185 domain-containing protein encodes MRRITLVCIYICTALLQAHAQTKSVDLTHLQFTVEEAPEWSALLKRNTGWFGGDGIYTIPLNGVESRHTGLNGKTLFIFSDSMIGEIRDNAMVPGYKMIHNSAAILEGNKPIKDKMKFYWGTDANGKPESLFIPATPQTAPSDYYWLGDGFVNQVNNATYIFGYRVRNVSTGAFGFREVGNTLIKIQGGAQMSFKEVKQMDTPFYLTDGKDDIGSFGAGVYVNTKAAGAPKPDGYIYIYGVRGMAKNLLVARVLPVNFEDFKKWDYWDGTAWVGDIDKAAPVTNSVSNELSVSALPDGRYALVFQHGGMSTTVGMRIGASPVGPFGPVIKLWDCKPDLAQKTYVVYNAKAHPTLSKPGELLISYNINSVEFIKDLEADPNLYRPRFIRVKFR; translated from the coding sequence ATGAGAAGGATTACATTGGTTTGTATATATATCTGCACGGCGTTGCTGCAAGCCCATGCGCAAACTAAATCTGTAGATCTCACCCATCTGCAATTCACTGTGGAAGAAGCCCCGGAGTGGTCGGCTTTGTTAAAACGTAATACAGGTTGGTTTGGCGGCGATGGCATTTATACCATACCGCTAAACGGCGTAGAAAGCAGGCATACCGGGTTAAACGGTAAAACACTTTTCATATTTAGCGATAGCATGATCGGCGAAATTCGGGATAACGCTATGGTGCCGGGTTATAAAATGATTCATAATTCGGCAGCGATACTGGAGGGCAACAAGCCAATTAAAGATAAAATGAAGTTTTACTGGGGTACTGATGCAAATGGCAAGCCCGAATCATTGTTTATACCGGCAACACCTCAAACAGCCCCTTCTGATTATTACTGGCTTGGAGATGGCTTTGTAAACCAGGTAAATAATGCAACCTATATTTTTGGCTACCGCGTTAGGAATGTCAGCACAGGGGCCTTTGGTTTTAGGGAAGTAGGTAATACACTTATTAAGATACAGGGAGGGGCACAGATGTCTTTTAAAGAAGTTAAACAAATGGATACCCCGTTTTATTTAACTGATGGAAAAGATGATATAGGCTCATTTGGTGCGGGCGTTTATGTAAACACCAAAGCCGCAGGCGCACCAAAGCCCGATGGTTACATTTACATATACGGCGTACGGGGCATGGCTAAAAACCTGCTCGTAGCCCGCGTACTCCCCGTTAATTTTGAGGACTTTAAAAAGTGGGATTACTGGGATGGCACTGCCTGGGTTGGTGATATTGATAAAGCCGCACCTGTTACCAACAGCGTATCCAACGAGCTTAGCGTTTCTGCTTTGCCCGATGGACGGTACGCCCTGGTTTTTCAGCATGGCGGCATGAGCACTACGGTTGGGATGCGGATAGGGGCAAGCCCCGTTGGCCCGTTTGGCCCGGTTATAAAATTGTGGGACTGTAAACCCGACCTGGCGCAAAAAACTTATGTAGTTTATAATGCCAAGGCGCATCCTACCTTATCTAAGCCCGGCGAGCTGCTTATAAGCTATAACATCAACTCGGTTGAGTTTATAAAAGACCTTGAAGCCGATCCCAATCTATACAGGCCGCGTTTTATCAGGGTTAAATTCCGCTAA
- a CDS encoding prolipoprotein diacylglyceryl transferase — MFPTIGHLFEYVFNTRFSFPIQTLGFFVALSFLLAYVVFTSEFKRYEANGKIHAFKRTLVFGKPASVLDILANFLLGFILGFKFLGAIFNYQSFVADPRRYLLSIHGSTIAGLLAGTAFAVWVYLDKKRDQLQKSTMIEETRHPYQLMGLIVFSVGFFGFIGAKLFDAAEHIAQFRYNPLAVLFSSNGFAYYGGLIFGALTYLYIGYRHGMKQVHLADIGSPGMMLAYGIGRIGCQLAGDGDWGIINMRVKPQWLNWLPNWMWSFKYPHNAINAGIPIPSCNGNYCNQLVKGVYPTPFYEATLCIGMFLLMWTFRKKIKVPGLMFCIYLILNGGERFLIEHIRINFNYSYLGITFTQAELIGGLMLLGGVVGIAIIAYKRFRPYRQPV, encoded by the coding sequence ATGTTTCCAACCATAGGCCACCTCTTTGAATACGTGTTCAACACCCGGTTCTCGTTCCCTATACAAACGCTGGGTTTTTTTGTGGCTTTGTCGTTTTTATTGGCCTATGTAGTATTTACATCCGAGTTTAAAAGATACGAGGCTAACGGTAAGATACATGCCTTTAAACGCACGCTTGTATTTGGTAAGCCCGCTTCTGTGTTAGATATACTGGCAAATTTCTTATTGGGATTTATTTTAGGGTTTAAATTTTTAGGGGCGATTTTTAATTACCAAAGCTTTGTAGCAGATCCGCGTAGATACCTACTTTCAATACATGGCAGCACAATAGCAGGCCTATTGGCCGGAACCGCATTTGCGGTATGGGTTTACCTTGATAAAAAGCGCGATCAGTTACAAAAATCAACGATGATTGAGGAAACGCGGCACCCTTACCAGTTAATGGGGCTTATTGTTTTCAGTGTCGGCTTTTTCGGGTTTATTGGGGCCAAGCTGTTCGATGCAGCGGAGCATATTGCCCAGTTTAGGTATAACCCCTTGGCGGTGTTGTTCTCATCAAACGGTTTTGCTTATTATGGCGGCTTAATATTTGGCGCGCTCACGTACCTGTATATCGGGTATCGGCATGGTATGAAACAGGTACACCTGGCAGATATAGGCTCGCCCGGTATGATGCTGGCTTACGGTATTGGCCGTATAGGCTGCCAATTGGCCGGCGACGGCGATTGGGGGATAATAAATATGCGTGTTAAGCCACAATGGCTTAATTGGCTGCCCAATTGGATGTGGAGTTTCAAATATCCGCACAATGCCATTAACGCGGGCATACCAATACCCAGCTGCAACGGTAATTATTGTAACCAGCTTGTAAAAGGGGTTTACCCAACGCCGTTTTATGAGGCCACTTTATGTATAGGAATGTTTTTGCTGATGTGGACATTCCGAAAAAAAATAAAAGTACCGGGGCTAATGTTTTGTATTTACCTTATACTTAACGGCGGCGAGCGTTTTTTAATTGAACACATCCGCATAAATTTCAATTACAGTTATTTAGGTATTACCTTTACACAAGCAGAACTAATTGGTGGCCTGATGTTGCTTGGTGGGGTTGTGGGCATAGCCATAATTGCTTACAAACGCTTTAGGCCGTATCGCCAACCTGTATAA